A single genomic interval of Spirosoma linguale DSM 74 harbors:
- a CDS encoding hypothetical protein (KEGG: vha:VIBHAR_07115 hypothetical protein), whose product MKKVMHQSIRAFSRSSLLLAILGMIMSCQAIKDIGNVKPFDGVIYKLNYQPAKTQVQGLVVDAKTNEPLQIPIKVAILGKDASRTITFAGKAQTTYTAPKGDLFIGLKGAEPTVSAPAELRVVVNADGYVASSINLTLTKSLNNPFIIRLVKLDATPAGVAAQAATATASTSGALTTNKVIEVTVPATATAPALPVSVSLSANTVMKDDKGQPVNGDVTASVVAYSGQSQDALQTFPGGLSAPVVKNAQGTSNVTGRFSPVSFVSIEIRNGSGQIVSTFSQPIIVQMGIPSGVYNPQTKQALKSGDKLEVYSYNENTGDWTYERNASVRQDGSSLVADVLITHLSGYALTTERPADGCSQLFKIANLPANYSYIAELTVYDGANQDRAQVLERTGSLSGDQFALTLDNSQRYEVTILDPLSGNVIGRSGKFTNACSGGAGAASTITITPPTDRINARFTVRAVCENGKNIEVYPTTTVYYQEAGSNSANKAGVTFVDGKGTLTGLKPNTNYTAIVYYEGTYSENFNSGPTDSDRTLVYVLKDNVSVCNK is encoded by the coding sequence ATGAAAAAAGTTATGCATCAGTCTATTCGCGCCTTCTCCAGAAGTTCGCTGCTTCTGGCCATCCTGGGTATGATTATGAGCTGCCAGGCCATAAAAGACATTGGCAATGTCAAGCCGTTTGATGGGGTTATCTATAAATTGAACTACCAGCCTGCCAAAACGCAGGTGCAGGGGTTAGTGGTGGATGCTAAAACGAACGAGCCGCTGCAAATTCCGATTAAAGTGGCTATTTTGGGTAAAGATGCCAGTCGTACGATCACCTTTGCCGGTAAAGCACAGACCACGTATACGGCTCCAAAAGGAGATTTGTTTATTGGCTTGAAAGGAGCAGAGCCGACTGTATCCGCTCCGGCTGAACTACGGGTGGTTGTGAACGCCGATGGTTATGTAGCCTCCAGCATCAACCTGACACTTACTAAATCGTTAAACAATCCGTTTATCATTCGGTTGGTGAAGCTCGATGCAACGCCAGCAGGGGTAGCCGCTCAGGCTGCCACCGCCACCGCTTCAACATCAGGAGCCTTAACGACCAATAAGGTTATTGAGGTAACTGTTCCGGCAACTGCAACGGCGCCAGCCCTCCCAGTGAGTGTTTCGCTGTCGGCAAACACAGTGATGAAAGATGATAAAGGCCAGCCCGTAAATGGGGATGTTACAGCTTCGGTAGTGGCCTATTCCGGTCAAAGTCAGGATGCTTTACAAACCTTTCCGGGCGGTTTGTCGGCACCCGTCGTTAAAAATGCACAGGGAACCAGTAATGTTACCGGCCGGTTTTCCCCGGTGAGCTTTGTATCCATCGAGATCAGGAACGGCAGCGGACAGATTGTATCGACCTTCAGCCAGCCCATAATTGTACAGATGGGTATACCTTCGGGCGTTTATAACCCGCAAACCAAACAGGCGCTGAAAAGCGGTGATAAACTGGAGGTGTATAGTTACAACGAAAATACCGGCGACTGGACGTACGAGCGTAATGCAAGTGTTCGTCAGGACGGAAGCTCACTGGTTGCTGATGTCCTGATCACGCATCTATCCGGCTATGCCCTGACAACCGAACGCCCTGCCGATGGCTGTAGTCAATTATTTAAGATTGCTAATCTTCCGGCCAACTATTCGTACATCGCTGAATTGACTGTCTATGATGGTGCTAATCAGGACCGTGCACAGGTCCTTGAGCGGACAGGTTCTTTGTCGGGCGATCAGTTTGCGCTGACACTCGATAACAGTCAGCGCTATGAGGTGACTATTCTGGACCCGTTGAGCGGTAATGTAATTGGTCGTTCAGGAAAGTTTACAAATGCCTGTAGCGGAGGAGCTGGTGCTGCCAGCACCATTACCATTACACCACCTACCGATAGAATCAATGCCCGCTTTACGGTAAGGGCCGTTTGTGAAAACGGGAAAAATATTGAAGTGTACCCAACCACAACCGTATACTACCAGGAAGCAGGGAGCAATTCCGCCAATAAGGCAGGTGTAACGTTTGTCGATGGTAAAGGAACGCTGACAGGCCTGAAACCCAATACGAACTACACCGCAATTGTTTACTACGAAGGGACCTACTCCGAAAACTTTAATTCCGGACCAACCGATTCTGATCGAACCCTGGTG
- a CDS encoding hypothetical protein (KEGG: aeh:Mlg_2858 outer membrane protein domain- containing protein), with product MKHLLYLLMLALPVVATAQNDSLAGAAQATRPLPLYRPGFALMFSAGSTGGGVAVGYSINRLLAVRVGANLFNYDGTLKSGKDSDDIQIGFDYSVKLKNADLMVDLYPFKRSGFRLTGGAYYNVNTVTFFGKPTKDVKFNDTVFSIDEIGTLDGKAEFSKVAPYIGLGFGNPYTRKRLKFMVDIGFFYQQSPMVTFRTTGMLEPSSDQGAVIQKNLEPLKYYPVVNLGLSYKL from the coding sequence ATGAAACACCTCTTATACCTGTTAATGCTGGCATTGCCAGTTGTTGCCACAGCCCAGAACGATTCCCTAGCTGGCGCTGCCCAGGCAACTCGCCCCTTACCACTTTATAGACCTGGTTTTGCCTTAATGTTCTCGGCAGGCTCTACGGGAGGAGGAGTTGCTGTGGGTTATTCGATTAATCGATTACTCGCCGTTCGGGTCGGGGCAAATCTGTTCAATTACGACGGTACCCTGAAAAGCGGGAAAGACTCGGACGACATACAAATTGGTTTCGACTATAGTGTTAAGCTGAAGAATGCCGATTTGATGGTTGATCTGTATCCCTTTAAACGATCGGGATTCCGGCTAACAGGTGGGGCCTATTACAATGTTAACACGGTTACTTTTTTTGGAAAACCAACGAAAGACGTAAAGTTTAACGATACCGTTTTCTCGATTGATGAGATTGGTACGCTGGATGGTAAGGCAGAGTTCAGTAAGGTGGCGCCTTATATTGGCTTGGGTTTTGGCAATCCCTACACACGTAAACGACTAAAATTCATGGTCGATATCGGGTTCTTTTATCAGCAATCGCCCATGGTAACGTTCAGAACGACCGGTATGCTCGAACCCTCGTCCGATCAGGGAGCGGTGATTCAAAAAAATCTTGAGCCGCTGAAATACTATCCTGTTGTAAACCTGGGCCTTTCCTATAAGCTGTAG
- a CDS encoding Domain of unknown function DUF1905 (PFAM: Domain of unknown function DUF1905~KEGG: xcb:XC_4260 hypothetical protein), protein MITFNTILLKFDEKGEKTGWTYIDIPLDITESLKPGQKTSFRVKGTLDDYAIALVALLPMGKSGDREGGFIMPINATMRRGIRKEAGATVRVTLAVDDSPMPLSADLLACLDDDPAAKAFFQTLARGHQVYFSNWIEEAKTITTKTKRLTQAVMGLSMGLGFGEMIRYFKK, encoded by the coding sequence ATGATCACGTTCAATACCATCTTACTGAAGTTTGACGAGAAAGGCGAAAAAACGGGCTGGACCTACATCGACATTCCGCTCGATATAACGGAATCCCTCAAGCCTGGACAGAAAACGTCCTTTCGCGTGAAGGGAACACTGGACGATTACGCCATTGCGCTGGTTGCCCTGCTACCTATGGGAAAATCCGGCGACCGCGAGGGCGGCTTCATCATGCCCATCAACGCCACCATGCGCCGGGGTATCCGTAAGGAAGCGGGTGCAACGGTACGCGTAACGCTGGCCGTCGACGATTCGCCCATGCCCCTTTCCGCCGATCTGCTAGCCTGCCTGGACGACGACCCGGCTGCAAAGGCTTTCTTTCAGACATTGGCCAGGGGCCATCAGGTGTATTTCAGCAACTGGATCGAAGAAGCAAAAACGATAACCACCAAAACCAAACGCTTAACTCAGGCTGTCATGGGATTGAGCATGGGCTTGGGGTTCGGAGAAATGATCCGGTATTTCAAGAAATAA
- a CDS encoding amidohydrolase (PFAM: amidohydrolase; Amidohydrolase 3~KEGG: mxa:MXAN_2375 amidohydrolase domain- containing protein): protein MNNLYRLLFLVFFYFLISSIAASAQTTTLRFAKLITGQGDVITDAVVVVEGDKISKVASGEKNIPANTTLIDLRPMVAIPGLIDVHTHITYYWDKTSGLSPWNSRMDPPTTVFLAQENALKTLETGVTTIRDLGSSGGMDMAMRDLINRGAMKGPRMFVAGNGLHISRARVTPGVSTVDPGRADGVDEVIKVVRQELGAGVDWIKIYGSTGSAQNVTGFQTFTQDEMKAAVDIARQAGKRVAIHSYGPDGCKAAVLAGAASVEHATDVEPETFAEMVKRGTFYVPTVDHNRYYADHREEYGYNAIIVKALNNYTERNFKSLQLAVKMKVKIAMGSDAVFTGFGENTRELRWFVKAGMTPAQALQTATVNAAELLDRKNELGAIAPGFFADIVAVDGDPLSDINVVIDNVRWVMKGGKPVVDKR, encoded by the coding sequence ATGAACAACCTCTACCGGCTCCTGTTTCTTGTATTTTTTTACTTTCTGATCAGCTCTATCGCAGCGAGTGCCCAAACGACCACCCTCCGCTTTGCCAAACTCATAACGGGGCAGGGCGATGTCATTACCGATGCGGTCGTTGTGGTGGAAGGCGACAAAATCAGTAAGGTCGCTTCCGGCGAAAAGAACATTCCGGCCAATACCACTCTCATCGACTTGCGCCCGATGGTGGCCATTCCCGGCCTGATTGACGTGCATACGCACATTACCTATTACTGGGATAAAACCTCGGGCCTCAGTCCGTGGAACAGCCGCATGGACCCGCCCACAACGGTTTTTCTGGCGCAGGAAAACGCGCTCAAAACCCTGGAAACCGGCGTGACGACGATCCGGGATCTGGGCTCGTCGGGTGGGATGGACATGGCCATGCGCGACCTGATCAACCGGGGAGCCATGAAAGGCCCCCGTATGTTTGTGGCGGGAAATGGACTGCATATCTCCCGGGCCAGAGTGACGCCCGGCGTTTCGACCGTCGACCCCGGTCGCGCAGATGGTGTCGATGAGGTGATCAAAGTCGTGCGTCAGGAACTGGGTGCGGGTGTCGACTGGATAAAAATCTACGGCTCTACGGGAAGTGCCCAGAACGTGACGGGCTTTCAGACATTCACGCAGGACGAAATGAAAGCGGCCGTCGATATTGCCCGACAGGCGGGAAAACGGGTCGCGATTCACTCCTACGGGCCCGACGGCTGCAAGGCGGCTGTGCTGGCAGGGGCCGCATCGGTGGAGCACGCGACTGATGTGGAACCGGAAACCTTTGCCGAGATGGTGAAACGGGGTACGTTTTACGTGCCAACCGTCGACCATAATCGCTACTATGCCGACCATCGGGAAGAGTACGGCTACAACGCCATCATCGTAAAAGCATTGAACAATTACACCGAACGAAACTTCAAAAGTCTGCAACTGGCCGTGAAGATGAAGGTGAAAATAGCGATGGGCTCCGATGCCGTTTTTACCGGATTTGGTGAGAACACGCGGGAGTTGCGTTGGTTCGTCAAAGCTGGCATGACACCCGCTCAGGCGTTGCAGACAGCTACCGTCAATGCTGCCGAACTGCTGGATAGAAAGAACGAGCTGGGTGCCATTGCACCGGGTTTCTTTGCTGATATTGTCGCCGTTGATGGCGATCCATTGTCCGACATCAATGTGGTTATTGACAACGTCCGCTGGGTTATGAAGGGCGGCAAACCCGTAGTCGATAAGCGATGA
- a CDS encoding transcriptional regulator protein-like protein (KEGG: smt:Smal_3527 helix-turn-helix type 11 domain protein), with translation MPITRSAFQRYRLIDEIISRYPRRYSKQRLFEVCQDKCGIRSISSLEKDIQRMREDHDAPIEYDKRANGYYYSNPQFRLLNLMLAPEDMEALDYAREVLAATQGATVADELTNALQKVRQSLDIIHEVRSDDRGGPAASRRIVYVEEKILGGNRQFVPILIRAVNQSRQVAFRYLKYEDVVQATNKKTIRKAKITSASVIPAERPKLRILHPILLREVADSWYVIGYDAVSGREKTFALDRMSELELLDDPCDVPPTILANVSELFEHIYGITDSHGPVEDIVLSFSPLFGQYVKAKPIHQTQEVLSDTETECVVRLRLAPNRDLLMHLRSYGEHLTVLEPASLVQEIKASLEATLARYM, from the coding sequence ATGCCTATAACCCGCTCCGCTTTCCAACGCTACCGGCTCATTGATGAGATCATCAGCCGATACCCCCGCCGGTATTCCAAACAACGGCTGTTTGAAGTCTGTCAGGATAAGTGCGGCATTCGGTCCATTTCGTCGCTCGAAAAAGATATTCAGCGGATGCGCGAAGACCACGACGCGCCCATTGAATACGACAAACGGGCCAACGGCTATTACTACAGCAATCCGCAGTTTCGGTTGCTGAATCTGATGCTGGCTCCTGAGGACATGGAAGCACTCGACTACGCCCGTGAGGTGCTGGCCGCTACGCAGGGGGCTACTGTTGCCGATGAACTGACGAACGCGCTTCAGAAAGTGCGGCAGAGTCTGGATATTATCCACGAGGTACGCAGCGACGACCGGGGCGGGCCTGCGGCATCGCGCCGGATTGTGTATGTCGAAGAGAAAATTCTTGGCGGCAATCGTCAGTTTGTGCCGATCCTGATTCGGGCGGTAAACCAGAGTCGACAGGTGGCATTTCGGTACCTAAAGTATGAGGATGTGGTGCAGGCAACGAATAAAAAAACAATCCGTAAAGCTAAAATAACCAGCGCATCGGTCATTCCGGCCGAGCGGCCCAAGCTGCGTATCCTTCACCCGATTCTGTTGCGTGAAGTGGCCGACAGCTGGTATGTAATTGGCTACGATGCCGTGAGTGGCCGCGAGAAAACCTTTGCCCTCGACCGCATGAGCGAACTCGAACTTCTGGACGATCCCTGTGATGTACCCCCGACTATTCTCGCCAACGTAAGTGAATTGTTCGAACATATTTACGGCATCACCGACAGCCACGGTCCGGTGGAGGATATTGTCCTGTCCTTTTCCCCTTTGTTCGGTCAGTATGTGAAGGCCAAGCCTATTCACCAGACGCAGGAAGTCTTAAGCGATACCGAAACCGAGTGCGTTGTGCGGCTGCGTCTTGCTCCTAACCGCGATCTGCTCATGCACCTTCGCAGCTATGGCGAACACCTCACGGTGCTGGAACCCGCCAGTCTGGTACAGGAAATAAAGGCATCGCTGGAAGCAACGCTGGCCCGCTATATGTAG
- a CDS encoding PARP catalytic domain protein (PFAM: PARP catalytic domain protein~KEGG: hypothetical protein MGC115350), translating into MTMLNQLLQRVWGQSAPATLLQTSRPVSSTAEPVLASQPIRHLRTMKLMMVTAENNNKYYEMREKENGTFEAHYGRVGGFRSKSVHPMAQWERKVREKKSKGYTDQTHLFAESRPETDASTIANPEVRNLMARLLELARQSIFQNYVVTAQEVTRKQVEHAQQLLDELANLLAVNMDTAAYNAKLLELFKVIPRRMSKVGEHLAGASPQSAEELQPLRDHLAEEQSTLDVMRGQVELAPESTPDDQPQPTLLDSLNLAIEPVTDAHIITLIKRMMGTDAVKFDAAFSVRHTATDAAFDAYVRQQKNRKTMALWHGSRSENWLSILKTGLLLRPANAVITGKMFGYGIYFADQFSKSLNYTSLNGSVWANGRQSEGYLAIYEVHVGEQLELTKHEPSHMQLDINALKQLDPQYDSVFARQGVSLQKNEFIVYNPAQCTVRYIVKIKA; encoded by the coding sequence ATGACCATGCTAAATCAGTTGTTACAACGGGTGTGGGGGCAGTCTGCACCAGCCACCCTCCTTCAAACCTCCCGCCCTGTATCGTCTACAGCCGAACCCGTTTTGGCTTCGCAGCCAATCCGGCACCTGCGTACCATGAAGCTCATGATGGTAACGGCCGAGAACAACAACAAATACTATGAAATGCGGGAGAAGGAAAATGGCACCTTCGAAGCACACTATGGCCGCGTAGGTGGTTTCCGAAGCAAATCGGTTCACCCAATGGCGCAGTGGGAACGGAAAGTCCGCGAGAAAAAATCGAAGGGCTACACCGATCAGACCCACCTCTTTGCCGAAAGCCGACCTGAAACAGATGCCAGTACCATTGCCAATCCAGAGGTTCGAAACCTGATGGCACGACTGCTGGAATTAGCCAGACAGTCCATCTTTCAGAACTATGTCGTTACGGCTCAGGAGGTAACGCGTAAACAGGTCGAACACGCTCAGCAACTGCTCGACGAGCTGGCCAACCTTCTGGCGGTCAACATGGATACAGCGGCCTACAATGCCAAATTGCTGGAGCTGTTCAAGGTGATACCCCGCCGAATGAGCAAGGTAGGGGAGCACTTGGCAGGCGCATCGCCCCAGTCGGCCGAGGAACTACAACCCCTTCGCGACCACCTCGCCGAAGAGCAGTCTACCCTCGATGTGATGCGCGGTCAGGTTGAACTGGCCCCCGAATCAACCCCCGATGACCAGCCCCAGCCAACGCTGCTGGACAGCCTGAACCTGGCTATCGAGCCGGTGACCGATGCGCATATCATTACCCTGATCAAGCGCATGATGGGTACCGATGCCGTCAAATTCGACGCAGCGTTCAGTGTCCGCCATACGGCTACCGATGCCGCTTTCGATGCCTATGTGCGTCAACAGAAGAATCGAAAAACCATGGCGCTCTGGCACGGAAGCCGCAGCGAGAACTGGCTGTCTATTTTGAAAACGGGGCTGTTGCTGCGTCCGGCCAATGCCGTTATTACGGGCAAGATGTTTGGCTACGGCATCTACTTCGCCGACCAGTTCAGCAAATCGCTCAACTACACCTCACTGAACGGCTCGGTATGGGCCAACGGTCGGCAGTCGGAAGGGTATCTGGCTATTTATGAAGTACATGTCGGCGAACAACTGGAGCTGACAAAACACGAACCCAGCCACATGCAACTGGACATTAACGCCCTGAAGCAACTTGACCCACAGTATGATTCCGTATTTGCCCGGCAGGGGGTCAGCCTGCAGAAGAACGAATTCATTGTATACAACCCGGCGCAGTGTACGGTTCGGTACATTGTCAAAATCAAGGCTTAA
- a CDS encoding PilT protein domain protein (PFAM: PilT protein domain protein~KEGG: mpo:Mpop_3315 PilT protein domain protein): MKYLLDTHILIWTLTDNPKLSSIVRVILADEANEFFLSMESVREMILKIKTGKLTLPADIDLLLFELQDEFGIRLLTVKPKHLKQLYALETPANHRDPFDHLLICQAIAERLIMISADRNFPYYRTQGLQLVENTV, from the coding sequence ATGAAGTATTTGTTGGATACCCATATCCTCATCTGGACTCTTACCGACAACCCTAAACTCAGCTCAATTGTCAGAGTCATTCTGGCTGATGAGGCCAATGAGTTCTTCCTTAGTATGGAAAGTGTAAGGGAGATGATTCTGAAAATAAAAACCGGTAAATTAACCTTACCTGCTGATATCGATCTGCTTCTTTTTGAATTACAGGATGAGTTTGGCATTCGCTTGTTGACCGTTAAGCCAAAACACCTAAAGCAACTCTACGCATTAGAAACACCTGCCAATCATAGAGACCCGTTTGACCATCTACTGATTTGCCAGGCTATTGCTGAAAGGCTGATTATGATTAGCGCAGATCGTAACTTTCCTTATTATCGAACTCAGGGCCTCCAACTAGTAGAAAACACGGTTTAG
- a CDS encoding hypothetical protein (KEGG: dal:Dalk_0691 hypothetical protein), translating into MRPPYDFSSSLLIDDFDTFVRYLESKPNLSLTGAGDLKAADLWTINERVNYKAPHYVTSRSRQADYPLLGFLFQIATVSRLFIVQFSNVNTLMPDSARIDAYRSLILEEKYAFLLETAWCYLDWTVLDGDRRSGQGADWFRMGVRQVLQHPVGAAVTLTQDWSLRNRTLTVFASSMANIYVRAGHWFGWYDIREITRARRDKYSLEIDQLKLSDWGDQCLTTLLLERPFRYWNKNAGQFIFFLDDNDIEPDASININTFTEPLRTLLGEPDLLSLYPINPNPPTGEFWLRVELPEHGVSRTLAIPATSTLDELHRLIQESVKFDNDHLYNFYLNWRNPFNGECYSSPEDDWSEDPSADTVTLAQLNLYEGQVLLYVFDLSTRWEFYITVVRHLPDAIETKARVIEKVGLSPKQYGDW; encoded by the coding sequence ATGCGACCCCCATACGACTTCTCGTCTTCTCTCCTCATTGACGACTTCGATACGTTTGTTCGTTACCTCGAAAGTAAACCCAACCTGTCGCTCACGGGTGCGGGCGATCTGAAAGCAGCTGATTTATGGACGATCAACGAACGGGTCAATTATAAGGCTCCGCATTACGTAACGTCCCGCAGCCGTCAGGCCGATTACCCGTTGTTGGGTTTTCTGTTCCAGATTGCTACTGTCAGTCGGCTGTTTATCGTTCAGTTCAGTAATGTCAATACGTTGATGCCGGATTCGGCTCGGATTGACGCGTATCGGAGCCTGATTTTAGAAGAGAAATATGCATTTCTACTCGAAACGGCCTGGTGCTATCTGGATTGGACTGTACTCGACGGCGACCGGCGAAGTGGGCAGGGTGCCGACTGGTTTCGGATGGGTGTTCGGCAAGTGCTTCAGCATCCCGTTGGTGCGGCCGTTACGCTGACACAGGACTGGAGTTTACGGAATCGAACGCTCACCGTTTTTGCCTCCTCCATGGCCAACATTTATGTGCGGGCTGGACACTGGTTTGGCTGGTACGATATACGGGAGATAACCCGAGCCAGGCGGGATAAGTATAGTCTGGAAATTGACCAGCTAAAACTCTCGGACTGGGGCGATCAATGTCTGACGACCTTGCTCCTTGAGCGCCCATTTCGGTACTGGAATAAAAACGCAGGTCAGTTTATATTCTTTTTGGATGATAACGACATCGAGCCAGATGCGTCAATCAACATCAATACGTTTACCGAGCCACTCCGAACGTTGCTGGGCGAGCCAGATTTGCTGAGCCTGTACCCCATTAATCCGAATCCGCCAACGGGGGAGTTCTGGCTTCGAGTCGAATTGCCTGAGCATGGCGTGTCGCGCACTCTGGCCATCCCGGCCACATCGACACTCGATGAGCTTCATAGACTAATTCAAGAGTCCGTCAAATTTGACAACGACCACCTCTATAATTTTTACCTGAACTGGCGTAATCCCTTCAACGGCGAATGTTATAGCTCTCCCGAAGATGACTGGAGCGAAGATCCATCTGCGGATACGGTCACGCTTGCTCAATTGAATTTATACGAAGGACAAGTATTGCTTTACGTCTTCGATTTATCCACCCGCTGGGAGTTTTACATCACGGTCGTCCGGCATTTGCCCGATGCTATTGAAACGAAAGCTCGGGTGATAGAGAAAGTGGGGCTGTCGCCTAAGCAATATGGCGACTGGTAA
- a CDS encoding filamentation induced by cAMP protein Fic (PFAM: filamentation induced by cAMP protein Fic~KEGG: gur:Gura_4148 filamentation induced by cAMP protein Fic): MADQPLYQINPDRNVPWNGLPDLPIHPDLYRTIAVFEQLGYAKEALGRLQGRSVAIPNQGLLINSISLQEAKDSSAIENIFTTDDELYQAFSESTPEKVSESTKEILRYREALWKGYYHLQEQSSFTLDYFVQTFQEIKQSGEGFRPVFSQVYIRQGGSGPNAGKPVYTPPRGQGILEAKLNNLADFLNDDQTYRIDPLLKMAIGHFQFEAIHPFRDGNGRTGRVLNIHYLTHKGLLDYPILYLSRYIVEHKEDYYSALAGVSQRGDWQTWLLYMLRAVEKTANLTYEKINRIIAARDAVLAVVTSKKDVRRPDQLTQKIFTQPVTRIRHLTEDRTFAENTARDYLNKLVELGILERKVVGGNHYFINRELYAILAE, encoded by the coding sequence ATGGCTGATCAACCGCTTTATCAGATAAATCCGGATAGAAACGTACCGTGGAATGGGTTGCCAGACCTGCCGATTCACCCGGATTTGTATCGTACGATTGCTGTTTTCGAACAGCTAGGCTATGCAAAGGAGGCATTAGGACGCTTGCAAGGACGTAGCGTGGCTATTCCAAATCAGGGGCTGTTGATCAACTCCATTAGTTTGCAGGAAGCGAAAGACTCCAGTGCTATTGAAAATATCTTCACAACCGACGATGAACTGTATCAGGCGTTTAGCGAAAGTACGCCCGAGAAAGTTTCTGAGTCTACCAAAGAGATACTTCGCTACCGGGAGGCATTGTGGAAAGGCTATTACCACTTGCAGGAGCAGAGCAGTTTTACGTTAGATTATTTTGTCCAAACGTTTCAGGAGATCAAGCAGTCGGGCGAAGGATTCCGACCTGTTTTCTCGCAGGTGTATATTCGGCAAGGGGGCAGCGGGCCTAATGCGGGCAAGCCTGTGTATACGCCCCCACGTGGGCAGGGCATTCTGGAAGCTAAACTGAACAATCTGGCGGACTTCCTGAACGATGATCAGACATACCGAATTGATCCGCTACTAAAGATGGCTATTGGCCATTTTCAGTTTGAGGCCATTCACCCGTTTCGAGATGGGAATGGCCGTACCGGGCGTGTACTTAACATTCATTATCTGACGCACAAAGGGTTATTGGATTACCCTATTCTGTATCTGAGTCGCTACATTGTTGAGCATAAAGAGGATTATTACAGCGCGTTGGCGGGCGTTTCGCAACGTGGTGACTGGCAAACCTGGTTATTGTATATGCTCAGAGCTGTGGAAAAAACGGCGAACCTGACGTATGAGAAAATCAATCGCATTATAGCCGCACGCGACGCTGTGTTAGCAGTCGTTACCAGTAAGAAGGATGTTCGCCGACCTGACCAGCTTACTCAAAAAATCTTTACACAACCTGTCACTCGAATTCGACATTTGACCGAAGACCGGACCTTTGCTGAAAATACCGCTCGCGATTATTTAAATAAGCTGGTCGAACTGGGTATACTGGAGCGTAAAGTAGTAGGCGGGAATCATTACTTCATTAATCGGGAGTTATACGCGATTTTAGCGGAGTAG